A part of Marinomonas rhizomae genomic DNA contains:
- a CDS encoding ComEA family DNA-binding protein — MTNLKRIFRVCVSRSLLAVSLAFMPLSLFAATPLDINTATAAQFAAVMSGVGVKKAEAIIAYREANGGFDSIDQLSQVKGIGDVLLTRNRDLLQVSTTVESSAN, encoded by the coding sequence ATGACGAATCTTAAGCGTATTTTCCGTGTTTGTGTTTCTCGCTCACTTCTAGCTGTCTCTTTGGCTTTTATGCCGTTGTCACTTTTTGCTGCAACCCCTTTGGATATAAATACCGCAACAGCGGCCCAGTTTGCCGCTGTAATGTCTGGTGTTGGGGTTAAAAAAGCTGAAGCGATTATTGCTTATCGAGAGGCCAATGGTGGTTTTGATTCCATCGATCAATTGTCTCAAGTGAAGGGGATTGGCGATGTACTTTTAACTCGCAATCGCGATTTACTTCAAGTGTCGACAACGGTTGAAAGTTCAGCAAATTAG
- the lapB gene encoding lipopolysaccharide assembly protein LapB, whose product MTEVGLFLVLFVALFVGWAMGRKNPTKKNKQAKKSIPTDYFRGLNHLLNDQHSEAIDAFVDSLEVNSDTFDIHLTLGNLFRKKGEIQKAINIHQNLLARPEISQREMRMVQLELASDFMSAGLLDRAGRLLLNMASTSRKTEFQPKILSLLVDLYEFEQSWDKAIQIGSELIKEAPTKKEIKRLAHFHCEMAEELHKKEQWKSAFQNYKEALGVDSSCIRASIGAADVLNSQGRYRDAIKELKHAVEQDPEFISIIIPKLKECYQKVWGSGGYIKFLQEQNQKKPSTALIMALVQHYMETDKDYAEMFLVEQLRKHPTIKGFKELISLQLADSQGYNQQHLVVLFELIDQLVQAKHKYQCRQCGFPGHQLHWQCPSCKNWGVVKPIHGLEGE is encoded by the coding sequence TTGACCGAAGTTGGGTTATTTTTAGTTCTTTTTGTCGCGCTCTTTGTTGGCTGGGCAATGGGGCGTAAAAATCCGACTAAGAAAAATAAACAGGCGAAGAAAAGTATTCCAACGGATTACTTTCGTGGTCTTAATCACTTGCTCAACGATCAACATTCCGAGGCCATTGATGCCTTTGTTGATTCCTTAGAAGTCAATTCTGATACCTTTGATATTCACCTTACATTAGGAAATCTATTCCGTAAAAAAGGTGAAATACAAAAAGCCATCAATATTCATCAAAATCTACTTGCTCGTCCGGAGATATCACAGCGTGAAATGCGTATGGTGCAATTGGAGTTAGCCAGCGATTTTATGTCGGCAGGCCTTCTGGATAGGGCGGGTCGCTTGTTATTGAATATGGCGTCTACATCACGAAAAACAGAGTTTCAGCCAAAGATACTGTCTTTGCTGGTAGATCTGTATGAATTTGAGCAAAGTTGGGATAAGGCTATTCAAATAGGCTCTGAGTTGATTAAAGAAGCGCCTACGAAAAAAGAAATTAAGCGCTTAGCGCACTTTCATTGTGAAATGGCAGAAGAGCTACACAAGAAAGAGCAATGGAAATCGGCATTCCAGAATTATAAAGAAGCCTTAGGTGTCGACTCTAGCTGTATTCGAGCCAGTATCGGTGCGGCGGATGTGTTGAACAGTCAGGGCCGTTATCGCGATGCAATCAAAGAATTAAAGCACGCTGTTGAGCAAGATCCAGAATTTATTTCGATCATCATTCCTAAGCTAAAAGAGTGCTATCAAAAAGTGTGGGGCAGTGGCGGCTATATTAAGTTCTTGCAAGAACAGAACCAGAAAAAGCCATCTACAGCTTTGATTATGGCGCTGGTTCAGCATTACATGGAAACCGACAAAGACTATGCAGAAATGTTTTTGGTTGAGCAGCTAAGAAAACATCCTACGATTAAAGGCTTTAAAGAACTCATTAGTTTGCAGCTTGCTGATTCTCAGGGATACAACCAGCAGCATTTGGTGGTTCTATTTGAGCTTATTGATCAGTTGGTGCAAGCCAAACACAAATATCAATGCCGCCAGTGTGGCTTTCCGGGTCATCAATTACATTGGCAATGTCCAAGTTGTAAAAATTGGGGCGTTGTGAAGCCTATTCATGGGTTGGAAGGCGAATAA
- the ihfB gene encoding integration host factor subunit beta, with amino-acid sequence MTKSELIELLIDQQSHLPVKDVEQAIKAMLEHMSDSLANGERIEIRGFGSFSLHYRAPRIGRNPKTGESVELSAKYVPHFKPGKELRELVNLPEGDEINELN; translated from the coding sequence ATGACAAAATCTGAGCTGATAGAGCTACTAATCGATCAGCAATCTCATTTACCAGTGAAAGATGTGGAGCAAGCAATCAAAGCGATGCTTGAACATATGTCTGATTCTTTGGCAAATGGTGAGCGCATTGAGATACGAGGCTTTGGTAGTTTTTCTCTACATTATCGAGCACCTAGAATAGGGCGAAATCCTAAAACTGGGGAATCTGTTGAGTTGAGCGCAAAATATGTACCTCATTTCAAACCGGGTAAAGAGTTGAGAGAGCTAGTCAACTTACCTGAAGGTGATGAGATAAACGAACTTAACTAA
- a CDS encoding LapA family protein, translated as MLKWLKRVIYTVLVVFFLAVGVFFAIRNPQLISLDLVFWQGPELSVALYIILSFTVGACVALLVSSVAYLRSERQIRVLTRKYEKSRDEVDALRKASIAKELSVGKE; from the coding sequence ATGCTTAAATGGCTGAAAAGAGTTATCTACACTGTACTCGTTGTTTTCTTTCTCGCTGTGGGTGTGTTTTTTGCCATCCGTAATCCGCAACTTATTTCCCTTGATCTTGTTTTTTGGCAAGGCCCCGAATTAAGTGTCGCCCTCTACATTATTCTATCTTTTACCGTAGGGGCGTGTGTAGCTCTTTTGGTTAGTTCTGTTGCGTACTTACGCAGTGAGCGTCAGATCAGAGTGTTGACTCGCAAGTACGAAAAATCACGAGATGAAGTAGACGCCTTGCGTAAAGCCTCTATTGCGAAAGAGCTTTCTGTTGGGAAGGAGTGA
- the pyrF gene encoding orotidine-5'-phosphate decarboxylase yields the protein MSCQSPIVVALDYPTMAQSIEMAKRLDPKQCRVKVGKELFTTSGPVILDELHKLGFDIFLDLKFHDIPNTVANAVSVAAKAGVWMVNVHATGGRRMMEASANALQQLPDNKTLLIAVTVLTSMDQADLLEIGIDATPEQHVKRLAALAKSSGMDGVVCSAQESSMLSTDLGKDFVLVTPGIRPTGSDQGDQKRIMTPAEAMAAGSHYLVMGRPITQAADPIAILTKANADLGVMV from the coding sequence ATGAGCTGCCAATCCCCTATAGTGGTTGCCCTAGATTACCCAACAATGGCGCAATCTATTGAGATGGCGAAACGACTTGACCCTAAACAGTGTCGAGTAAAAGTCGGCAAAGAGCTTTTTACGACATCAGGCCCTGTAATTTTAGATGAGCTACATAAACTGGGCTTTGACATATTTCTAGATCTGAAATTTCATGATATTCCAAACACAGTGGCGAATGCAGTCAGTGTGGCGGCAAAAGCCGGCGTTTGGATGGTAAACGTTCATGCGACGGGTGGTCGTCGAATGATGGAAGCCTCTGCTAATGCATTGCAGCAACTGCCTGATAATAAAACATTGTTGATCGCTGTGACGGTACTGACCAGTATGGATCAAGCGGATCTTTTAGAGATCGGTATTGATGCGACACCTGAGCAACATGTTAAACGTCTTGCGGCGTTGGCGAAATCGTCTGGAATGGACGGTGTGGTTTGTTCTGCCCAAGAATCCAGTATGCTTTCAACGGACTTAGGTAAAGACTTTGTTTTAGTTACGCCGGGAATTCGTCCAACAGGATCTGATCAAGGTGATCAGAAACGCATTATGACACCTGCTGAAGCTATGGCGGCGGGCAGTCACTATCTCGTAATGGGGCGTCCTATTACGCAAGCTGCTGATCCTATTGCGATTTTAACAAAGGCTAATGCTGATTTAGGGGTGATGGTATAA
- the uvrB gene encoding excinuclease ABC subunit UvrB, with translation MSHEFQVVSSYSPAGDQPKAIEKLVSGVESGLAHQTLLGVTGSGKTYTIANVISQVKRPTIVMAHNKTLAAQLYGEFKEFFPNNAVEYFVSYYDYYQPEAYVAASDTFIEKDASVNEHIEQMRLSATKALLEREDVIIVATVSAIYGLGDPQSYLKMMLHLDRGDRIDQRDVLRRLAELQYSRNDLVLERGNFRVRGDVIEVFPADSEDTAIRIELFDDEVETLSMIDPLTNKTIRKVPRVTIYPKTHYVTPKETVQAAIERIKVELDQRLEQLKSLNKLVEMQRLDQRTRYDLEMMQELGYCNGIENYSRYLSGREEGSPPPTLFDYLPANALLVIDESHVTVSQIGAMYKGDRSRKENLVEYGFRLPSALDNRPMRFEEWEQIKPQTIFVSATPGKYEEEHQDWVVEQIVRPTGLIDPILEVRPVATQVDDLLSEINLRTPIGERVLVTTLTKRMAEDLSDYLSDHGVRVRYLHSDIDTVERVEIIRDLRLGEFDVLVGINLLREGLDIPEVSLVAILDADKEGFLRSEKSLIQTIGRAARNVNGKAILYADRITGSMDRAISETNRRREKQQAHNEEHGITPTGITKSVEDIMEGAYNPGAGKRGSKTKKVAETAKDYQVESMEDVAQVRKAMIQLQKEMMLASEELKFELAAGYRDQIRQLQKKLKDVGE, from the coding sequence GTGTCGCACGAGTTTCAGGTTGTTTCATCTTATTCACCCGCAGGCGATCAGCCTAAAGCCATTGAGAAACTTGTTAGTGGAGTCGAGTCGGGCTTGGCCCACCAAACCTTACTTGGGGTAACTGGCTCAGGTAAAACCTACACCATTGCCAATGTGATCTCGCAAGTAAAGCGTCCAACTATAGTTATGGCGCATAACAAAACCTTGGCGGCACAGCTTTACGGCGAATTCAAAGAGTTCTTTCCCAATAACGCCGTAGAATATTTTGTTTCCTACTACGATTATTATCAGCCAGAAGCTTATGTGGCTGCGTCTGATACCTTTATCGAAAAAGACGCCTCAGTCAATGAGCACATTGAGCAAATGCGCCTGTCGGCGACTAAAGCCTTACTAGAGCGTGAAGACGTTATTATCGTTGCCACCGTGTCAGCGATTTATGGTTTGGGTGATCCGCAATCTTATTTAAAAATGATGTTGCATCTTGATCGTGGTGATCGTATTGATCAACGCGATGTGTTGCGTCGTTTGGCAGAACTGCAATACAGCCGCAACGATTTGGTATTAGAGCGTGGTAACTTTCGTGTGCGTGGTGATGTGATTGAGGTATTTCCAGCGGACTCGGAAGACACGGCGATTCGTATCGAACTATTTGATGACGAAGTCGAAACTTTGTCGATGATTGATCCGTTAACCAACAAGACCATTCGCAAAGTGCCTCGAGTGACGATTTACCCGAAAACGCACTACGTGACACCAAAAGAAACCGTACAAGCGGCGATTGAACGCATTAAAGTGGAATTGGATCAGCGCCTTGAACAGCTAAAATCACTGAACAAATTAGTGGAAATGCAACGCCTTGATCAGCGTACGCGATACGATTTAGAAATGATGCAAGAGCTTGGCTACTGCAACGGCATCGAAAACTATTCGCGCTACTTATCGGGTCGAGAAGAAGGTTCACCACCGCCAACATTATTTGATTATTTACCAGCGAATGCCTTGTTGGTAATCGATGAATCCCACGTTACCGTGTCGCAGATTGGCGCCATGTACAAAGGTGACAGATCACGTAAAGAGAACCTTGTTGAATATGGCTTCCGATTGCCTTCTGCTCTGGATAATCGTCCTATGCGATTCGAAGAATGGGAGCAGATTAAACCGCAAACTATCTTTGTTTCAGCCACACCGGGCAAATACGAAGAAGAGCATCAAGACTGGGTAGTAGAGCAAATTGTTCGTCCGACTGGCTTGATAGATCCAATTCTAGAAGTTCGACCTGTGGCGACTCAGGTGGACGACTTGTTGTCTGAAATTAATCTACGAACACCGATTGGTGAGCGCGTTCTGGTGACGACGCTAACTAAACGCATGGCGGAAGATTTAAGTGACTACTTGAGTGATCATGGCGTTCGTGTGCGTTATTTACATTCTGATATTGATACCGTTGAGCGCGTAGAGATTATTCGAGATCTGCGTCTTGGTGAGTTTGATGTCTTAGTCGGGATCAACTTATTGCGAGAAGGTTTGGATATTCCAGAAGTCAGCCTAGTGGCGATTCTTGATGCCGATAAAGAAGGCTTCTTACGATCGGAGAAATCACTGATTCAGACCATTGGTCGTGCTGCCCGTAACGTTAATGGTAAAGCCATTTTGTATGCAGACCGCATTACTGGTTCTATGGATCGGGCGATTAGCGAAACGAATCGACGTCGAGAAAAACAGCAAGCTCACAACGAAGAGCATGGCATTACGCCAACAGGCATTACTAAATCTGTCGAAGACATCATGGAAGGGGCGTACAACCCAGGAGCGGGCAAGCGCGGCAGCAAAACCAAGAAAGTGGCCGAGACAGCAAAAGATTACCAAGTGGAAAGCATGGAAGACGTTGCTCAAGTGCGCAAAGCTATGATTCAGCTGCAAAAAGAAATGATGCTGGCATCGGAAGAGTTGAAGTTTGAATTGGCGGCAGGTTACCGTGACCAAATTCGTCAACTACAGAAAAAACTAAAAGACGTTGGTGAATGA
- a CDS encoding SulP family inorganic anion transporter, with the protein MTKLEKYFPAMAWLKGYSREDMQTDAMASFIATILLIPQSMGYALLAGLPAVVGLYAGIIPSILYSLFGTSRTLAVGPVAVTSMMTATIAMPFALPGSENYAAIAMMLAFLSGVFLILMSLLKMGFLSNLLSHPVISGFISASAILIAVGQFKHLIGVQAHGNNLIELAQSMMLHINDINLPTIALSAISIIFLLLLKRYLTPILSKLGVAENTAKMLGKAGPVVVVVATTSCVGLFSLNSLGIKIVGDISTRLPIIPFEKFTLESMVDLLPGAFLISIVGFVGSVSVAQSFAAKRKQDINPNQELVGLGLANLSAAFSASFPVTGGFSRSVVNVSAGAKTPMTGILTGLLMLVTLLFFTPLFYYLPTAVLASSITISILQLIDFKDFLRLYRFSKQEAFGLLATFFVVLFIGMETGIIVGVSLSLLFFLWHTSHPHIAVVGRLPGTEHFRNVKRFEVETYPEIATIRIDENLFFANARVLEDYILTLVSKHQDIKHLILMCNAVNMIDASALDSLETIAERLQSAGVMLHFSEIKGPVMDKLTGSSLIENLSGQVFLTQHQAMKALTVKQADI; encoded by the coding sequence ATGACTAAATTGGAAAAATACTTTCCAGCAATGGCTTGGCTAAAAGGCTATTCACGAGAAGATATGCAAACGGATGCGATGGCCAGCTTCATTGCAACCATTCTATTAATCCCACAGAGCATGGGTTACGCCTTACTTGCAGGGCTACCCGCTGTCGTCGGCTTATACGCTGGCATCATTCCCTCTATTCTGTATTCTCTTTTTGGTACTAGCCGCACTCTCGCTGTAGGCCCGGTTGCTGTCACTTCAATGATGACGGCAACGATTGCCATGCCATTCGCGTTACCCGGAAGCGAAAACTATGCCGCTATCGCCATGATGCTGGCATTTTTATCCGGTGTCTTTTTGATTTTGATGAGTCTGTTAAAAATGGGCTTTTTGTCTAACTTACTCAGTCATCCGGTTATTTCTGGTTTCATAAGCGCTTCTGCTATTTTGATTGCGGTTGGGCAGTTCAAGCATTTAATTGGTGTTCAAGCTCATGGTAACAATCTTATTGAGCTCGCCCAAAGTATGATGTTGCATATCAATGACATCAATCTACCCACTATTGCTCTAAGTGCAATTTCAATCATTTTTCTCTTACTGCTTAAACGCTACCTAACCCCCATTCTTAGCAAACTTGGGGTAGCAGAAAATACTGCAAAAATGCTTGGGAAAGCTGGCCCTGTCGTCGTCGTTGTCGCTACAACGAGCTGTGTTGGACTATTTTCTCTCAACTCACTTGGTATCAAAATCGTTGGCGACATAAGCACTCGTTTACCGATCATTCCTTTCGAAAAATTCACGCTAGAGAGCATGGTAGATCTATTACCAGGTGCTTTTTTAATTAGCATTGTCGGTTTTGTAGGGTCAGTTTCTGTTGCTCAATCTTTTGCGGCAAAGCGCAAACAAGACATTAATCCAAACCAAGAATTGGTCGGATTAGGCTTAGCAAATTTAAGCGCGGCATTCAGTGCATCTTTTCCTGTAACGGGTGGTTTTTCAAGATCCGTAGTAAATGTCAGCGCAGGGGCAAAAACCCCAATGACAGGAATCTTAACCGGATTACTCATGCTTGTTACCTTGCTCTTTTTTACACCGCTTTTTTACTATCTGCCAACGGCAGTATTAGCAAGCAGCATTACCATTTCTATTTTACAGCTTATCGATTTTAAAGACTTCTTAAGACTCTATCGCTTTTCTAAACAAGAAGCGTTCGGCTTATTGGCCACTTTTTTTGTCGTACTTTTTATTGGTATGGAGACAGGAATTATCGTTGGGGTTTCTTTGTCATTATTATTCTTTCTCTGGCATACGAGCCATCCACATATTGCTGTGGTGGGTCGCCTTCCAGGTACTGAACATTTTCGTAATGTGAAGCGCTTTGAAGTTGAAACATACCCTGAAATCGCCACCATTCGAATTGATGAGAACTTATTTTTTGCCAACGCTAGAGTTCTAGAAGATTACATATTAACGCTAGTATCTAAACATCAAGACATTAAGCATCTTATTCTCATGTGCAATGCGGTCAATATGATAGATGCCAGTGCATTAGACAGCTTAGAAACCATTGCCGAGCGATTACAATCTGCAGGCGTCATGCTGCATTTTTCTGAAATCAAAGGCCCTGTAATGGATAAACTGACAGGCTCAAGCCTAATAGAAAATCTGAGTGGCCAAGTCTTTTTAACCCAGCATCAAGCGATGAAAGCCTTAACAGTAAAACAAGCGGATATTTAA
- a CDS encoding type II toxin-antitoxin system HipA family toxin → MTTEISVLKLTLHGHLVGYLAGAKNGRNVLHFAESFQSNIARPTFSLTTHPNFPRSNKMLSEPWATNQRLHPILSNLLPEGSLRELIAQGLKTHVDNEFHILSYLGMDLPGALVAEPMEPEDVPLHLFSSHGQVKAVKFDKLSQENKFSLAGVQMKFSMKEKDGRYNLSKGNVLGDWIVKTPSTKHKEVPANEFTAMTLASLIGVDIPEIKLVEIDQLDNLPQINLPDEKLAFAIKRFDRHNDQRIHMEDFAQVLVKYPHEKYNSGNYEQIAKILYQFSGDGLNDAQQLARRLLANILLANGDAHLKNWSLLYSDQVTPRLSPAYDIVTTSVYIENEQHFALNLAKTKAWYDVSYKHFEHWATKSDIPWRAIKPHLDDAIEKARTLWPNALKDLPMNEDHKQQLRQHWQRLHEDFRV, encoded by the coding sequence GGGGCAAAGAATGGACGTAATGTTTTACATTTTGCTGAAAGCTTTCAATCTAATATAGCGCGCCCCACTTTTAGCTTAACTACACATCCAAATTTTCCACGTTCCAATAAAATGCTATCTGAGCCATGGGCGACAAACCAACGCCTGCACCCTATTTTGTCTAATCTATTGCCTGAAGGTTCATTGCGGGAACTAATCGCTCAAGGGCTCAAAACCCATGTTGATAATGAGTTCCATATTTTGTCTTATCTGGGTATGGATTTACCTGGTGCATTAGTCGCTGAACCGATGGAGCCTGAAGATGTGCCTCTACATTTATTCTCATCTCATGGCCAAGTAAAAGCAGTTAAATTCGACAAACTCAGCCAAGAAAACAAATTCTCCTTGGCAGGCGTTCAGATGAAGTTTTCCATGAAGGAAAAAGACGGTCGATACAACCTATCGAAAGGCAATGTGCTTGGCGATTGGATTGTGAAAACACCCTCTACTAAACACAAAGAAGTGCCTGCCAACGAGTTCACAGCCATGACTCTCGCTTCCCTCATTGGCGTAGATATTCCTGAAATAAAATTGGTCGAGATAGACCAATTAGATAACCTTCCACAAATCAATCTTCCTGATGAAAAATTGGCCTTCGCCATAAAGCGATTTGACCGACATAACGACCAACGTATTCACATGGAAGACTTTGCTCAAGTTCTTGTGAAGTACCCACATGAAAAATACAATTCAGGCAACTACGAACAAATAGCAAAAATCCTGTATCAGTTTTCTGGTGATGGTCTAAATGACGCCCAACAACTTGCCCGTCGTTTACTCGCCAACATCCTATTAGCAAACGGCGACGCCCATTTGAAAAACTGGAGCTTACTGTATTCAGATCAAGTCACCCCCAGACTCTCGCCAGCTTACGACATAGTTACCACTAGCGTTTATATTGAAAACGAACAGCACTTTGCCCTTAACCTCGCAAAGACAAAAGCTTGGTACGATGTCTCCTATAAACACTTTGAACATTGGGCTACTAAATCAGATATTCCATGGCGAGCAATCAAACCACATTTGGACGATGCAATAGAAAAAGCCAGAACACTTTGGCCGAACGCGCTAAAAGACCTACCAATGAATGAAGATCACAAACAACAGCTAAGACAACATTGGCAAAGGCTTCATGAGGATTTTCGAGTTTAA